AAATTATGATGGTAGAACTTGAATGGATGTACCATTAGCGTacatgtttgttaaaaaaaaagaggacaagttattttttttttttgaaggaaggataatttatgtttgttattattatttttaatgatgttgttacTCAATAAAGATAAGCTTATACCTATCTTTCTCtccaatataatattaaaatatagctTTGGAAAGAATTGGAACGAAGGAGGTCACGTTAATTCCATAAGCTCCATAATAAGCCTTGTGTTAAGCTAAAAAATTGAACTTATTAAAATACAATATAAGCagcttataaaaatatgataagctatttttattaatttacctAAACACCAAAACGTTCATAAATACATagacaaatcaaaatgataaacgaaattttaataaatatctaAGAAGTAACTTTTGAAACACATCtttcctctgttttttttttgtttttgaataacaAATATTTAGAACGAGAAAATAGAGATTAGGATCATCTCCATCTATTATACACTTCCAATGCAGGATGATCTTCAAGACactaatttcaaaattatatcttgttaataaaaaaaactaatttcaaaattaaactcgTACAAAAAATGGTAGTACTTTGAAAATTCGTAGGAGAAGAagtataaaagaagaaaaaataaggGTGCAAATAGAaactttctatttgtttattagtAACAACTAACAAGCCCAAAGCATGAAAGCTCGAAAAAATGGCGCCTGTGGCAGCGAGAAACGCCGGCGCTGTTGGTGTCGGAACTGCCATCTTCGTCTCCCTCGTCGTTGCATATTTCTTCTGCGACCGTCTCTGCAATCCatctaagaagaagaagaagaagaaatcaaagAATGGAATCATTGACGCCATTGGTAACACTCCTTTGATTAGAATCAATAGTCTCTCTGATGCCACTGGTTGCGAAGTAATTAATCCCttattcaattttcattttttcgttCTGTTACACTAATTTTTGTAGTATTGTTTATAACTCTGTTATTTATTGTTTAGATTCTTGGCAAGTGTGAGTTTTTGAATCCTGGAGGGAGTGTTAAAGATCGTGTTGCAGTTCAAATTATTGAAGAGGTAACTTTACTAAACCCCTCTTTCAATTATTGATACTGATTACATTATAGTTTTGAAATTCTGtgttttatctattttttccGTATGTTCTCTTATCTATTTCTGCATATCACTTAGTATTAGGCCATGTTTGGGTAAGCAACTTAATTtacagcttatagcataaacacttatcatgaTGAGCGgttttgtataagctatttctataatggaagataaaataaatttaaattgtttttgtataagctatcttggagagcgGGCGTGTTTTGGtggtaaaaattgattttgtaatatTGATTATGGCCAAAAGTTGATTATGGCTAAAAGTGAGTTAATGGTAAAGTGGCTTATGTTTGGACACATTTACGTAAAAGTgaattaaatgataaatttgaaTCTAAAAATCTATTCTAGAATCGAAAGCCTCCAAATTCCTATTCAAGAAACAATGACTTATGTTTGGAACGTTCATGTAAAAGTGAATTGAGCATGCAAGTATGTTTGATtgtttggttccacttttggagtagccaaaatcaattttagaggAAAAATCAGTATGCATGTATGTTTGATTATTTGGGTTCCACTTTTGGAGTAGCCAATATCAATTTTAgatgcaaaatcaattctacccGTGAGTAAGGAAACATgttcaaatcaattttgcttaCTTTAAAATTGGAAGCAAACAATCAAACATACACAAAACTAAGCTAAAAACAGTTGATGAACAAGTCCTAATTGTTCTCCCGAACAGTCTCTCAAGTGCTTATGCCCGtggataagctcaaataagccaattcaaacAAGCCCTTTCTTTATAAAGGATTTTTTGCAAGGGAAAGTTGTAATTAGATTTTAGCCCCCAAGTTCTTAATTGTATATATTAGAAGTTAATTCAAGCAAACTCTAATTTAGCTCTGGCATTTGGGAGAATTGTTTCCTTACAATCTTCTTGCCAAAAGAGGATCGTCGATGTTTTGGgtcatttcatttttcttcatagtCATTGCTCTTTATTTATTGCTAATGTATGTCTTTTGTTTCATGTTTCCTGTAATTTAATTGAGCAGGCTTTGGAATCTGGGCAGCTACGACGAGGTGGAATAGTTACTGAAGGGAGTGCTGGAAGCACTGCAATTAGCATTGCTACAGTTGCTCCTGCTTATGGATGCAAATGTCATGTGGTTATTCCAGATGATGCTGCCATTGAGAAGGTATATATATGTTCAATGATTGTAATCAAACAACTCTACTACGCTTTGCTTTCAGTCTAGCCCTAGCCTCTAATTTTTGTACATAATTGCGTTTCGCGAGGAGCCGAGAAATGTTTTCAACAAAAATGAACTTGAAATTGATCTAGATTTAAGACAAGCCAAAAACTCCCTTAGCATTTTTGGCTTCCTCACCTACATAGCATTTTCTATCTatctgttttcttttcttttttcatgctTGGTAATTTGCAAGTGGAAGAAAATGATTGAACTAATCAAGAGAGGGTTTACACAACTATGTCTTATGTACTAACTTTGAAAACATTTATTGTTGTGTACTTGTGGTTGTGAGTTGTCCAGATATCACATTACTTATTAGACCGTAAAAATTCATGCTAGTTACAGTTTCTAATTTACCTTGTATTCTGTATCTGTCTAtcaatttaattgaaatttatCATATTTCCTTCTTAGTCTTTCCACTTTATTTCCTTGTATAATGAggcatttttttattctattgcGACCATCCATCAGTCTCAAATTATTGAAGCACTTGGAGCAACTGTTGAAAGAGTACGACCAGTGTCAATCACACACAAAGACCATTTTGTCAATATTGCAAGAAGACGGGCATCTGAAGCAAATGAATTTGCATTTAAGCATAGAAAATCACAACCGAAGGGCACGGACTCGCAGCAAATAAATGGTTGTAAATCTGATGGGCACAAGCACAGCACACTCTTTCCTAATGATTGTCAAGGCGGTTTCTTTGCTGATCAGTTTGAGAACCTTGCAAACTTCAGGGCCCATTACGAAGGTACAGGACCTGAGATTTGGGAACAGACAAATGGAAATTTAGATGCATTTGTTGCAGCAGCAGGCACTGGTGGTACTGTGGCTGGTGTTTCCAAGTTTCTTCAGGTTCATCCCCTCTTTTCTTCATGTTTTAAATATTGTCATTTTGATTGTAAAAATTGCCTGACTTTCATGTCTAATGCTCAACAGGAAAAGAATCCAAACATCAAGTGTTACCTCATAGATCCTCCGGGTTCTGGCTTGTTTAATAAGGTAATGAGGGGGGTAATGTACACCAAAGAGGAGGCAGAAGGACGAAGACTTAAGAATCCATTTGACACTATAACAGAAGGAATCGGAATTAACAGGGTAACGAAGAATTTTGCAGAGGCAAAACTTGATGGGGCCTTTAGAGGAACAGATATGGAGGCCGTTGAAATGGCCAGGTCATTCCTTACTCTTTGCTTCACCATCTTCTCCTattcttgaagaattttttgtttgtttcttgttCACTTTTTGTACTTAGCAACTGGAAGAAACGATAAATGGATTGTTGATTTAATGTTTCCAcgtgttcatttttttttttttttttttgcatattagGTTTCTCGTGAAGAATGATGGGCTTTTCCTTGGGAGTTCTTCTGCGATGAACTGTGTTGGAGCAGTTAGAATAGCGCAATCAATTGGCCCTGGTCACACAATTGTAACCATTCTTTGTGATAGTGGAATGAGACATTTGAGCAAGTTTTATAATGCTGAATACTTGTCTCAGCTTGGTTTGACACCTAAAGCAACTGGATTAGAGTTCTTGGGTATCAAATGAGTGTCCTTCACTGAATGCCAGTAGCTCCTACTTCATTACCCAAGTGTTTAATGCTTGCCTCAGATAATGCGTATGGCTTTTTTCATCGGCTGAGAGTGAAATTTGACTGGACCAAGTCTGGGAAGTTCATGCGAGAAGCCAACAAGTCCATCGTGTTTATGGTGTTATGATTGAAATATTCTTAGTGGTACGATATGGTTGATTCGTGGTTAGATTATACTACTATACAATATAAGTAAAATGAGTCTCCTTAGAACATTGGTTAAAAATAGTGAAAGAATCACATGTTTATTTGTTACTCCTTCAGTCTCCAATCTTTGATTTCTTGAGGTCTATATTTCGTACCTATTGATTTTTCAGTGGTTTTTGAGCCATTCACAATGTTGGTCAcagttttattcaaaataaaaatgttggtCACAGTTAAATTTTTGCTAAATCGGAAAATGAAATACTGGCGTGTATGTCACTTTGCAACTGTATTGtcaatttttatcatattttactTAATCAAACTAAAATTCTTGTTAAACTACTAATTTAATAAGATTCTAAttatttcctctaaaaaaatctaattatttaattaaaatacaattgtgtaccataaaaaataaataaaaataaataaataaataaaaaactaaaataaaatacagtTAAAAACAAACTAAGATCAATTCAACCCTTCCTTTTCCTCCTCACATGTTTGCATCAAAGCCAACATTCTAATTGGTCTTCCAAACCCAAATGGAATAAGTTCACAGTCACAGTCATAATCAGCATAGGAGATAGGTAATTATAGTGAAAGATCAAAATCACACCAAATAAAAACTAGAGAACACAATACATAAATCACAAGTCATGCAATTCAAACTGtctaaaacatttatatttatataaataatattatcaaattttattcattaatGTCAAAATATATTGACTCATTGATCATAACAATAAACATCAAATAGTAAATTAAGCATATTCTATTTTTGCAAATTAATTGATATAAGAATAAGAGCATCAACAACCTTTTCAACAACCCTAGCATATTTTGGGAATGAAGGGACATCAAAATGAACTACTTCAGCTGGATACTCCCCAGAAACACAATATTCAACATAAGCTATAATAGAACTCCCATTTGAACGCACATCAAAGTAATCTTTGCTCTTCAAGAGTTGTGTAATTTGTCCAATCACATAAAGAACTCCTACATTACTCCCAAAATAATGCAAACAACGTTTGTATAGGAATACTTGTTTGCGATTGCTACCACTTTGTGCCATTAGCTTCTTTATTCTTTTAAGAATGTTGGACGCATTTCTATGAGCAACATCAAGTGTGTATGATGCAAGGCTAACTAGGTCTCTTTCTGCACCAGGCTTTGATTTGATCAATGTGGAGCAAAATTTAGGATCCATTGCATCTTTACATATGGTATCCACATCTACAATTTTGTTTGAAGCAACACAGGAGAATGAAGCACATAAAAGAAACACCACCACAAGAGAAAAGAAACGAGCCATgttgtattttcttttctattttagtGATGATTGATTTCTTACAACCATACCTTCACAGTTTATATAGCAAAAAGTAACATGCGTACCTAATTCCTAATTCaaatgacaaaaatatgtcaaatATATTAAGTGACAAAAATGTAACAATAAGAAATTACAACTAACAAGCATTATCCaaatataaaaggaaaacaCAAATTAATATTGAAGCCTAAAAAAGAAAGTTACTCGTCAACAAATCTTAATTTAACtgacaaaaatgttaaaattgtgATGATGGATGTCGTGACCTATGTTCGAACTTTGGCCCTATcacttgtttaaaaattataatggttATTTGTCATTACGTCTATCTATCAAAGAAAGGTATCCTTGATTTGTTTGATCCGAGCCGTATTGAATTAAAGGGTTGTTTAATATATCAATCAATTAAGGTTGAATAAGTGTTTGATCcgttcctttaaaaaaaaagtgtttggtcaACATAAAAATCTCAAGTTTcgtttttaatcattttaaaatgtttcaacaagttttgattttcaaatattttttgtcaagattTTTTATCCTaatttttaagtcaactcatgtatacccttcatattttttaatagattttttcatatatatatatatatatatatatatatatatagaatgtTATAACAATCTCTCCaacaaaaatttagaattttttaatagaaaattaattaaatatgaaatttttaagcgctaacaacttaaaaattcatatctaattcattccttgttaaaaaaaattaccttcGCAAAAGAAATTTCTATAATGTAGTGAACATGaactaaaaattcaaaatttaatgtttttttttaaagaaaaggtATATATGTTTGTTTACTGAAAAACATAGACCAAACTGCATCAGATAATTTTTAAGTGATGACGAAATACTCTTAAACCTAACGTATTTGTACGTCTTAGTCAATAAGTTCGATAAGTTTTTTATCCTGTATCGTATTTTATTCAGAGTcaatttgtttatgttaatATTTCTATTTGATTTATTACTTAATGATGATTTTATGTCTAATTTTGTGAGACCTATCCATTTAAGATTGTTGGAAAAATTAGACATAGAATTATCACTAAGTAATAAATCAAAGAGAAATATTAACACACATAAATTGACTCTATAATACTTATCAAATTTATTGACTGAGGCGAGCATATGTATTAGGTTTAAAAGCATCTTGCTATCGTCCATTATAGTTAGTTGATCTCAAAACTGATACTATTTTCagaatagggttaatagtgtttttcacccctgtaatataggtcatttccggttttcgtccttataaaattttcggtttgattgctgtccttgtaaattttatttttttttccggaaTACCCCCCTCCTCCCTCCAACTCAGCAAATCAGCCTATGTGGCGCTGacaaggaatttttttttctttttttttttcacttaccacgtgtataatttgttttttttaaaaaaaattgtgaaattttaatttcgttttttaattttaattttaaaaaactcaatttttgttttaattgttttattttttaaaatatttgaaaattaattttcaaaaaaaaaataaaattattcagatttttttccaaaaaattcaaatattaaaaatatgatttttcagaatttttaaaattttagaaaatgattttttttttaaattttaatttcaaaaatgattttataaaaatctagaataaaattttcgaaaataaaatctgaattttaaaaaaaatctgtatccagattattaaaaataaaatattttccataaaaaaaaaatgactttttttaaaaaatttcgaatttcaaaaatgattttataaaaatgtagaataaaattttcgaaaataaaatctgaatttttaaaaaaatctgtatccagattattaaaaataaaatattttccataaaaaaaatatgacttttttttaaaaatttcgaatttgtttcttctaatttaactttttttaaattttgaaaattaaactccagaatctttaaaaaaaattaatttccaaaaaaaccgaatattttttctgatatttttaatattcgaatttaaaataaaaccaaaaaattcaaaaaaatcttatcgttttttctgatttttttaatatttgaattttttcttttgcgatttttaaattttttggaaaaaaatctgaatatttttttttatttttgaaaattaattttcaaatattttaaaaaataaaataattaaaacaaaaattgagttttttaaaattaaaattaaaaaaacgaaattaaaatttcacaattaaaaaaaaaacgaattatACACGTggcaagtgaaaaaaaaatgaaaaatgaaaaaaaaattccatgtcAGCGCCACATAGGCTGATTTGCTGAGTTGGCGAGAGGAGGGGGGtattccggaaaaaaaaaaatttacaagaacagaaatcaaaccgaaaattttataagggcgaaaaccggaaatggcctatattacaggggtgaaaaacactattaacccttcagaataaaataaataaataagagattGATGAAGCCATTATACTTCGGGTCTGTTTGATAACACACAAAAaggagcttatagcttatagttgatagcttataagctcgtttgacaaataCAGCAACTTACGTGTATTTTGTATCTTCTTCACACTGATCCCAACCCACTTATATTAATTCTATGCAAAATATGGtaattaactttaaattaaatatccttaaaaaaaactataataaataattacaaaattaaaataaaactcaattTCACGAATGCCTGCGAATTGCTTATTACAATTAGATCTTTGATATCCCATGTATATGCATGGTGGGTGGATTAAAAGTCAAACACTTTTACACAATACATGTGAACACTCGTGATGTACTGATGAATTTTCGAACAAACTTTAGTTGCTATCATATATATGGAGGGTGgattaaaagtcaaatattttgcCTACAATACATTCTAAGAGTAACTATGGCAACCAAGAAAAGTTGGATGAGATTATAAGAGATCTTTCCTAGTTTAAGTAGAGGTCTAGCATTCAAATTCAGCCTTGAAAATACAACGGTGTTTTATCACTCATTGTGATCTTATCAAGTTCAAGGGATTAGTCTCTGTCGTATTCTCACTCATTCTTAAGATAATAGTATATAACTTTTGGTGAATATATCTTTTTAGTGTGGATAAAAGTAATTATGAATTAAAGTATAATAAACTGAGAATAAATGTCATAGATATATgcttatcaaaagaaaaaggtcATAGATATATGAAGATTTGCTATGCCAATAAACCACACTGGTATATAAAAAAGTGTTAATAACTAAGAGTGAAGATACTCAATAATGCTTGAGTGTGATGACTCTAATTTCTTCTAATTTAATCAAAACTGTTGGATTCAAATACATCATTGGGGATACAGAAACATAAAAATTACTGTTCAATGGCCATAGTCGTATCAAGAAATTAGTATTTGCAGTTGCTCATAAAGGATACTCAATTtacccaacaacaacaaatctagataaaaaataaatgttacgTATTCCacaatgaatttaatttatataaattgaCAATGTAAACTTCTTTTTACAATGCATCCAATCAAATCATTCATTATGAtgtcaaaaaaataactcatatgatgtcacttttttaatttagatcttaaaatatatttacgAATATCTATTTGCAAGATTCAATTGGATGTGGAAAAAAATACTAAGTTCTTCCACCTTAAAGTCAGTCAGAGGAAAAAAAGAAACTGGATTCACATTATTAAGGATGCTAGTGGTAAGATCAACTCTGAGCCTGAAAGAATAGAAAACATTTTTGTTGATCACTTTAAGGATCTGTTTCAAAGCTATCCTACTCAGAACATTGATGAGGCTGTTGAGATGTTTAAAGACAGAATAACCCAACCTATAAAAGTTGGGCTATTAGTGAGCGCAATGCAATCTGGCTTTGTGCTCCCCCCCACCCCCATTGTATCCCACCTTAGAGATATGAGTCTGCTTTAGTTTCTTTAgtaatatgtttttattcaaAACTCATCTTTGTAATTATGTCTCTAAAGTACCAGAACTATGAATATGCTGACTTTAGTTCAAAAGATGCCCAACCATCtacgaaaatcaaaatatattatataaattgcTCAACACAAATGATTTAATCAAAACATGGATGTTTCTCCTTTGACTACTGGGAATTTAAATCTCCATGGCATACCATTTTAGTTTGTCGTGAGGATAAGACACATTTGATTACCACCATTTTTAGGGAAAACAGGGAGCAAAACTCCAGTTAATAAAAGTAACAACAATAGTGTAAATGATTTCTATTCCTTTAGAGCAATCGTaataacaattaataataatctctttaatcttccataagaaaaaaataataatgtttaaCCTATTCATGACAACAATGCTACATATCCACAAGTAATAACATAATAGGTCAATATGTTATTGTCCTCAACGGATCTTGTTTTGGAAATGGATCAAACCTCAAATGGAGAAAAAACATGGGAAAGTTTGTGAACTGATAAAAATGTACCTCGCGATTTAAGTCATTCATCCAAGGTTGCATATATATTGAATTGCCCAAAATACCATTGAACTTGCTTCACAATGAATGACATCCACCTCCCCGCTAAACTAAACAAGTTATATCCTATTTTTATACTACGTTATCAGTTACCAGTAATCACCACATGAGCACACCCCATGACGAAAATGATGAAACCGATTTATATCTCTGATAACAATTTCTCGCTGCACAACTTTCGAGATCAGCTTCATAACAGTATGACAATCTATACATATACGAAGATTTTTAATAATGCGAATAGAACATGATAGCGGAGTCCGAATTAGTCCATAAGCCAATGCTAGTCTTTCACTATGTACCCACAAGTGTCGCTCTTTTTCATCATCCTGTACATCAAGCAAAACAGCATTGCAATCAGGAACATACCCTGCATCCCTGGTTTTCTTGTTTAACCATTCAAGCATTGCACATATTAGTTTAATGTCAGGATGAGAAGTGTCACCCACAGAAAAATAGTGAACAACACCTTGGTTCTCAACCCAGCTTAAGCCAGGTTCTTTcctaacttttttcttttgcatataTTTTCTAACAAAAGCAACATTGTCCCATCTCCCTGCAGTGGCGTACATGTTTGACAGTAGTACATGGGTTGCATCATCATGTGGCTCCATCTCAAGTACATGTTGGGCACAAACCCTTCCTAGATCAACTTTCTTGTGAATAACACACGCACCAAGCAATGCACGCCACACCATAACACTAGGCTGATATGCAATTTCTCCAATGAGTTTCATTGCTTCATCAAAACGGCCCAATCGTCCAAGAAGCCAAACCATGCAAGTATAGTGTTCTATACATGGCTTAATGTCGTAATCCTTTGACATTGATTCAAAGTGAGCTTGTCCTTTGTATAATAATCCTGCATTGCTACACGCAGACAGGACACCAACAAAAGTCagtttattaggtttgcaatcgGTATGTTGCATCATGTCAAATAAATTTAGAGCCTCCATACTCATGCCATGCATAGAATATCCACAGATCATAGCATTCCATGAAACCTCATCCCTTTTGTTCATCTTATCAAATGTCAGTCGGGCATCATTGATTCTTCCACATTTAGCGTACATATCTATCAAAGAATTTGCAACTACAGTGTCCTTGTTATACATAGTTTTGATGGTTAAGGAATGAATCTGAAGCCCTGGTTCTAGTGCCGCTAAACTAGCAGAGGCACGGAGAACACTTGAATATGTCACTTCAGTTGGCTGCATGTCATGTTCAAGCATATGTGTAAATAAATTCATTGCTCTCTCCCCATCCCCTAACTGAACATAACCAACGATTATAGTGTTCCAAGTCACATCATTCCGATCTGGCAATTCCTCAAACAATTTCATGGAGTTCTCAATTTCACCACACTTGGCATAAACATCCATGATGGCATTCGACACAAAGACATTTGAGTTCAACCCAAATTTCAGCACACAAGAATGAATCTGCTTTCCTAAATCCAGCGAAACTGAAGAGGCACAAGCTTGCAGCACACTAGCAAATGTAAAATTATTAGGGACAACAGATGTTTGCCTCATTCGAAGAAACAAATCCAAAGCCTCTTTACTTCTGTCACTCTGAGCGTACCGCGCTATCATCAGACTCCAAGGAATAAGATCAGTTTTTGGCATTTCCTCAAAAAGCCGTTGTGCATCAATAATCTCCCCAGACTTCGCATATAACTCAAGCAATGCAATGCCAACAAACAGATCATGATCATAACAACCTTTCAAAGCACAACCATGAACACTTTTCCCAACATTAAACGCCTCGAGACCAAGACAGGACTTAAGTGCACCTGAAATGGTGAAATTATTGGGCTTGTACCCCATAATCCTCATCTGGTTGAAAAGTTGCAATGACTCCTCATAGAAACAATTCTCAGCATAACAAGCTACCATCCCAGTCCAAGACACCATGTCCTTGCAACAAATGTCATCGAAAACATGGCGAGCAACATCGACATTTCCACGAACAGAATAAGCATCAATAAGGGCAGTCCCAACAAATGCATCAGCATGATGCCCAAGCTTATAAACACAAGCATGAAGAGTCCAACACAAGTGAGCCAAATCCATGCTCACCAGCAGCTTGAGAAGAGTAGTAAAAACAAAAGGGTTCACTTCATGTCCTTCTTTGAATATCCTGTGTTGAAGAAACACACACACCTTTAGAATACGACATGTGCATTTATACAATCTATCTTTATCAATTCCTAGAAAAGTCTTTCAACTATCGACCCCCCACCACATTTATACGGTATCTTTACTAGTATGTTTATCTATCTCTATATAGGTCTGGTTTGAGAGCATAACTTAATTTGCAGCAtatagcataagcacttattataagctattttcataacaaaagataaaatcaaattaattgcttatgtataaggatataagttgtttttagagGCTATTATGGAAGGCTTATGAAAATAAACGGAAAACAACATATGAACacgtcataagttgtttttgcaagttctcccaaacagtctcacagaTGTTTATGACAGTAcacaaactcaaataagtcaatccaaacaggccaaTAACCTAAGAAAAGC
Above is a genomic segment from Medicago truncatula cultivar Jemalong A17 chromosome 5, MtrunA17r5.0-ANR, whole genome shotgun sequence containing:
- the LOC11436130 gene encoding cysteine synthase 2 gives rise to the protein MAPVAARNAGAVGVGTAIFVSLVVAYFFCDRLCNPSKKKKKKKSKNGIIDAIGNTPLIRINSLSDATGCEILGKCEFLNPGGSVKDRVAVQIIEEALESGQLRRGGIVTEGSAGSTAISIATVAPAYGCKCHVVIPDDAAIEKSQIIEALGATVERVRPVSITHKDHFVNIARRRASEANEFAFKHRKSQPKGTDSQQINGCKSDGHKHSTLFPNDCQGGFFADQFENLANFRAHYEGTGPEIWEQTNGNLDAFVAAAGTGGTVAGVSKFLQEKNPNIKCYLIDPPGSGLFNKVMRGVMYTKEEAEGRRLKNPFDTITEGIGINRVTKNFAEAKLDGAFRGTDMEAVEMARFLVKNDGLFLGSSSAMNCVGAVRIAQSIGPGHTIVTILCDSGMRHLSKFYNAEYLSQLGLTPKATGLEFLGIK
- the LOC11426837 gene encoding putative pentatricopeptide repeat-containing protein At5g13230, mitochondrial; this encodes MISRTIVRDSTKLSQLLHQCRNIHHQQCLSALDSHSYAHMLQQIIRNGADPIAGKHLHCHILKRGTSLDLFAQNILLNFYVQSNSLQDASKLFDEMPQTNTISFVTLAQGYSRDHQFHQALHFILRIFKEGHEVNPFVFTTLLKLLVSMDLAHLCWTLHACVYKLGHHADAFVGTALIDAYSVRGNVDVARHVFDDICCKDMVSWTGMVACYAENCFYEESLQLFNQMRIMGYKPNNFTISGALKSCLGLEAFNVGKSVHGCALKGCYDHDLFVGIALLELYAKSGEIIDAQRLFEEMPKTDLIPWSLMIARYAQSDRSKEALDLFLRMRQTSVVPNNFTFASVLQACASSVSLDLGKQIHSCVLKFGLNSNVFVSNAIMDVYAKCGEIENSMKLFEELPDRNDVTWNTIIVGYVQLGDGERAMNLFTHMLEHDMQPTEVTYSSVLRASASLAALEPGLQIHSLTIKTMYNKDTVVANSLIDMYAKCGRINDARLTFDKMNKRDEVSWNAMICGYSMHGMSMEALNLFDMMQHTDCKPNKLTFVGVLSACSNAGLLYKGQAHFESMSKDYDIKPCIEHYTCMVWLLGRLGRFDEAMKLIGEIAYQPSVMVWRALLGACVIHKKVDLGRVCAQHVLEMEPHDDATHVLLSNMYATAGRWDNVAFVRKYMQKKKVRKEPGLSWVENQGVVHYFSVGDTSHPDIKLICAMLEWLNKKTRDAGYVPDCNAVLLDVQDDEKERHLWVHSERLALAYGLIRTPLSCSIRIIKNLRICIDCHTVMKLISKVVQREIVIRDINRFHHFRHGVCSCGDYW